The following are encoded together in the Zingiber officinale cultivar Zhangliang chromosome 8A, Zo_v1.1, whole genome shotgun sequence genome:
- the LOC122011056 gene encoding uncharacterized protein LOC122011056: MSLETSKTKTQSEEDEDAREKWFDGLSNRSITCFHDFKTVFLRHFASSRKYQKIDHYLFALKQGFVQPFRSYIKRFNQVAQDISSATSEILMSAFSYGLVEGEFFQDLIREPVKNFDEMLGKAASYVNVEEAQAARQKADKAPAPTNKPKKRSPQPSAQPLPRVQDARPQFPLGQDSRLAQRVPIIQAPRPSQWRPHYFTYHRSHTHATSDCFQFARDSQHVAKLGLSPPKIAPKIQRLLAGQQPVAGQSGKPLPDNTGQGSQQPGRNQEPREAREEENKRNMAIREIGMISEGPTDGDSARAQKSHERRLEIHVIGCSREQAAGPIISFGP; the protein is encoded by the exons ATGTCGCTGGAAACTTCGAAGACAAAGACGCAGAGTGAGGAAGACGAAGACGCacgtgag aaatggttcgatggattgtCGAACAGGTCCATCACCTGCTTTCATGATTTCAAGACTGTTTTCCTGCGCCACTTCGCCAGTAGCAGGAAGTATCAGAAGATAGACCACTATCTCTTTGCCCTCAAGCAAGGGTTTGTCCAGCCCTTTAGGAGCTATATCAaacgcttcaaccaagtggcccaGGATATCTCATCCGCTACCTctgaaatattgatgagcgccttctcttaTGGACTGGTAGAAGGGGAGTTCTTCCAAGATCTCATCCGAGAGCCCGTGAAGAACTTTGATGAGATGTTAGGGAAGGCCGCTAGTTATGTCAACGTAGAAGAAGCTCAGGCGGCTCGGCAGAAAGCTGACAAGGCGCCTGCTCCCACCAACAAACCAAAGAAGAGGTCACCCCAACCATCAGCTCAGCCTCTTCCACGCGTCCAGGATGCTCGACCTCAATTCCCTCTTGGTCAGGATTCCAGACTGGCCCAACGTGTGCCAATTATCCAAGCCCCAAGGCCCAGTCAGTGGAGGCCACATTATTTCACTTACCATAGGTCCCACACCCATGCCACAAGTGATTGCTTCCAGTTCGCCCGTGACTCCCAACACGTAGCTAAGCTGGGCCTGTCCCCACCTAAGATCGCGCCCAAGATTCAGAGGCTGCTGGCCGGCCAACAGCCCGTGGCAGGTCAGTCTGGTAAACCCTTGCCCGACAATACAGGACAAGGAAGTCAGCAGCCCGGTCGTAACCAGGAGCCAAGAGAAGCCCGGGAAGAGGAGAACAAGAGAAACATGGCCATCCGCGAGATTGGTATGATCTCCGAAGGGCCCACAGATGGAGATTCCGCTAGGGCTCAGAAATCCCATGAGCGCCGCCTGGAGATACACGTTATAGGATGCAGTCGAGAGCAAGCTGCAGGGCCCATCATCAGCTTTGGGCCATAA